The Azospirillum baldaniorum genome contains a region encoding:
- a CDS encoding AbrB/MazE/SpoVT family DNA-binding domain-containing protein: MGYIEVGPNGELALPQDLREQLGVKPGDRVELILRDDRTVLVRPRPHSLDDLIGSGGTFTRALSQEEMDDAIRRRMAERHAGPQDRTS, from the coding sequence ATGGGGTACATCGAGGTCGGACCGAACGGGGAATTGGCGTTGCCGCAGGATCTGCGCGAGCAGCTGGGCGTGAAGCCCGGCGACCGCGTCGAGTTGATCCTGCGCGACGACCGCACCGTCTTGGTCAGACCCCGCCCCCACAGTCTGGACGATCTCATCGGCAGCGGGGGCACGTTCACGCGCGCCCTGTCCCAGGAAGAAATGGACGACGCGATCCGCCGGCGCATGGCGGAACGGCACGCCGGACCACAGGACCGGACGTCGTGA
- a CDS encoding type II toxin-antitoxin system VapC family toxin, with translation MIGLDTNVLLRLVVEDDPDQAAKARTAVRALVADGEVCFVGDIVLCEFVWVLEGVMRRDRETIARILDLILDNADIRVESETAARTASALHRQGFDFSDALLGLRNRNAGCATALTFDRKAARLPEFQILS, from the coding sequence GTGATCGGATTGGACACCAACGTCCTGCTTCGGCTGGTGGTGGAGGACGATCCGGACCAAGCCGCCAAGGCGCGGACCGCCGTTCGCGCCCTGGTCGCCGATGGTGAGGTTTGCTTCGTCGGCGACATCGTCCTGTGCGAGTTCGTCTGGGTTCTGGAAGGCGTCATGCGCCGGGACCGTGAGACCATCGCGCGCATCCTAGACCTCATCCTCGACAACGCGGACATCCGGGTGGAAAGCGAAACGGCCGCGCGGACCGCATCGGCCCTGCACCGGCAAGGCTTCGACTTTTCCGACGCCCTGCTCGGCCTCCGCAACCGGAACGCCGGCTGCGCCACCGCGCTGACGTTCGACCGCAAGGCAGCCCGGCTGCCGGAATTCCAGATTTTGAGCTGA
- the cobT gene encoding cobaltochelatase subunit CobT: MTDRENPVEAFKRSTAAAVRALSRRADVQVGFSTEPPGVAGLRVRIPTPARDLNPHDVATLRGAADAVSLRLRFHDNAVHLQRMPLGDSARAAYDALEQARCEALGASHMPGVAANLEAALDERYHKQGFERLEEREQVPLPEVLRLIAREAMTGAAPPPAAEHAVSLWRGWIEERLGKDLHGLAGHMADQDAYARAVRKLLTELDMEVGNDPDEPQEPEEDERDSGENENEPNKGQTQGEDDTQSQAESMTSQETQESDQGEQAEEGTGEEGDTEMGQGEGAEEPAGPGQPWRPETSRRNEPDPNAYKPFTTRFDEVVDAAELCDPEELARLRHMLDQQLVHLQGVISKLANRLQRRLLAKQQRSWEFDLDDGILDAARLARIVVNPVLPLSFKKEKEMDFRDTVVSLLIDNSGSMRGRPISIAAMSADILARTLERCAVKVEVLGFTTRAWKGGQAREHWISSGKPANPGRLNDLRHIIYKDADQPWRRARKNLGLMLREGILKENIDGEALMWAHNRLIGRSEQRRILMVISDGAPVDDSTLSVNAGNYLERHLRQVIEYIETRSPVELVAIGIGHDVTRYYRRAVTIVDAEQLGGTMMNKLAELFDEDDRRGRSGWR, from the coding sequence ATGACCGACCGTGAAAACCCCGTCGAGGCCTTCAAGCGCTCCACCGCCGCCGCGGTGCGGGCCCTCTCCCGCCGGGCCGACGTGCAGGTGGGCTTCTCCACCGAGCCGCCCGGCGTCGCCGGCCTGCGTGTGCGCATCCCCACCCCGGCGCGCGACCTGAACCCGCACGACGTCGCCACGCTGCGCGGCGCCGCGGACGCCGTGTCGCTGCGGCTGCGCTTCCACGACAACGCCGTCCATCTCCAGCGCATGCCGCTGGGCGACAGCGCCCGCGCCGCCTACGACGCGCTGGAGCAGGCCCGCTGCGAGGCCCTGGGCGCCAGCCACATGCCCGGCGTGGCCGCCAACCTGGAGGCGGCGCTGGACGAGCGCTACCACAAGCAGGGCTTCGAGCGGCTGGAGGAACGCGAGCAGGTCCCCCTGCCCGAGGTGCTGCGCCTGATCGCCCGCGAGGCGATGACCGGCGCCGCCCCGCCCCCCGCCGCCGAGCACGCGGTCAGCCTGTGGCGCGGCTGGATCGAGGAGCGGCTGGGCAAGGATCTCCACGGGCTCGCCGGCCACATGGCCGATCAGGACGCCTACGCCCGGGCCGTACGCAAGCTGCTGACCGAGCTGGACATGGAGGTCGGCAACGACCCCGACGAGCCGCAGGAGCCGGAGGAGGACGAGCGCGACTCCGGCGAGAACGAGAACGAGCCGAACAAGGGCCAGACCCAGGGTGAGGACGACACCCAAAGTCAGGCCGAATCGATGACCTCGCAGGAGACGCAGGAGTCCGACCAGGGCGAGCAGGCCGAGGAGGGCACCGGCGAGGAGGGCGACACCGAGATGGGCCAGGGCGAAGGGGCGGAGGAGCCCGCCGGCCCCGGCCAGCCCTGGCGCCCGGAGACCAGTCGCCGCAACGAGCCCGACCCCAACGCCTACAAGCCCTTCACCACCCGATTCGACGAGGTGGTCGACGCCGCCGAGCTGTGCGACCCGGAGGAGCTGGCCCGGCTGCGCCACATGCTGGACCAGCAGCTCGTCCATCTCCAGGGGGTGATCTCCAAGCTGGCCAACCGGCTGCAGCGCCGCCTCCTGGCCAAGCAGCAGCGGTCGTGGGAGTTCGATCTGGACGACGGCATCCTCGACGCCGCCCGTCTCGCCCGCATCGTCGTCAACCCGGTCCTCCCCCTCTCCTTCAAGAAGGAGAAGGAGATGGATTTCCGCGACACGGTGGTGTCGCTGCTGATCGACAACTCCGGCTCGATGCGCGGGCGGCCGATCTCCATCGCCGCGATGAGCGCCGACATCCTGGCCCGCACGCTGGAGCGCTGCGCGGTGAAGGTGGAGGTGCTGGGCTTCACCACCCGCGCCTGGAAGGGCGGACAGGCGCGCGAGCACTGGATCTCCTCGGGCAAGCCCGCCAACCCCGGCCGCCTGAACGACCTGCGCCACATCATCTACAAGGACGCCGACCAGCCCTGGCGCCGCGCCCGCAAGAATCTCGGCCTGATGCTGCGCGAAGGCATCCTGAAGGAGAACATCGACGGCGAGGCGCTGATGTGGGCGCACAACCGCCTGATCGGGCGGTCCGAACAGCGGCGCATCCTGATGGTGATCTCCGACGGCGCGCCGGTGGACGACTCGACCCTGTCGGTCAACGCCGGCAACTATCTGGAGCGGCATCTGCGGCAGGTGATCGAGTACATCGAGACCCGCTCGCCGGTGGAGTTGGTGGCCATCGGCATCGGGCACGACGTGACCCGCTACTACCGCCGCGCCGTCACCATCGTGGACGCCGAGCAACTGGGCGGCACCATGATGAACAAGCTGGCCGAGCTGTTCGACGAGGACGACCGCCGGGGCCGCAGCGGCTGGCGCTGA
- a CDS encoding invasion associated locus B family protein, producing the protein MRWTGLFAFGAALLSALAVTPASAVDFSKSAAEYGPEGAWTSRCEIDRMTDTKVCRLMNYRLFDDGKEVGFVALSVIPTGNDYHLFLTTSQGMIDNCAIRVDRQPRIETQIATLNMCMFPNFVSGRVVDQFRNGSTVLVRVNFLRAGKRDIDFPLNGFSRNFEEMQRSLQ; encoded by the coding sequence ATGCGTTGGACAGGTCTCTTCGCTTTTGGTGCGGCGCTGCTGTCCGCGCTGGCCGTCACGCCGGCCTCCGCCGTCGATTTCTCCAAATCCGCCGCCGAGTACGGCCCGGAGGGCGCCTGGACCAGCCGGTGCGAGATCGACCGGATGACCGACACCAAGGTCTGCCGGCTGATGAACTACCGGCTGTTCGACGACGGCAAGGAGGTCGGCTTCGTGGCGCTGAGCGTCATCCCGACCGGCAACGACTACCACCTGTTCCTGACGACCAGCCAGGGCATGATCGACAACTGCGCCATCCGCGTCGACCGCCAACCGCGCATCGAGACGCAGATCGCCACGCTCAACATGTGCATGTTCCCGAACTTCGTGTCGGGCCGCGTGGTCGACCAGTTCCGCAACGGCTCCACGGTGCTGGTCCGGGTGAACTTCCTGCGCGCCGGCAAGCGCGACATCGACTTCCCGCTGAACGGCTTCTCGCGCAACTTCGAAGAGATGCAGCGCAGCCTGCAGTGA